A window from Anaerolineae bacterium encodes these proteins:
- a CDS encoding tetratricopeptide repeat protein translates to MADVSAVPGALPLNLRDPRTKATTIVASDADLLALWDETSPLLLCGATGEAPSIPHWLSRTPELRCLRLLSAPDGETEPADGARRLVVFAPSDLMRELTRLWPDSRQLVVEPAEDAQLVQAMASALPQALAEDLTNAAMRDPKLWSALRQEQFLGAAVRVTRQEGSPDWLCRGALVVEAAAVGGVAESHLTWLGRQLESGGPLKCWHTEAPTLHAIASGRSDAFALHELWHDYALALACAGRGLQPRAAVPHLLASGRPDVLAMLYSLADSHLDWMQALMAEGPQGAAVLARCIAWQNDPGARHGCVAAAVAGVRHAPTLATFVAHLEPLVDAEVLEPALQALCSLPQRDIPEALHILAGTAAVARLFERPGAGLSQALSATDAGGAEAGIQAALSNAETIRANLLFRLGQTAEAQRSWDEAAERYRAALEAGPSVALYAAAAARALNRGGRHDEAIEVLDGVAPETGRTPRLMVERAYAYLGLGWLDEAVDVATGVVRAAPDLPKAHAAAGAALLAAGRAAEAETALRRAVELSPSDADAHLELGHCRGTLRDGALARLSLERALSLDPDHPEARKALASLLLRQGDYSAALQHLERLADLEPSDALVRLQYAEALDRAGQADRAQAEWQGIMAQVSRDWSGLVAAGSALRRAGRYDEAVKTLKRAIAANPASVEASIELARTLESAGDSEQALEEFRSACQRFPHDARSHYHLGRACARMGYADEAVAALGAAIERDASLAEAHFELGQILESRGELEPALEAYRSAALCSGGNPTYDACAGRLCLALGRYEEAVQHLRTASSRAAVEPEVHANLGEALRHRGALEQAMAAYRNAVDAAPSSPHYHARLAECAAALGRTNQAVREAEEAVRLAPHDPEFLALKARLLMDLQRPLSAAEVLRKAVALPGGDQYRANLGAAYRRAGNLQAAEEELAAAIGLRPNDPEIHEELAALFAARGDLEGAVREIRHGLSLEPESLDTRVRLARALAQYGHEEEACEQLTRAASLAPEKGPVHLALGEVLEKLGRLSEARASLERATSLDERSAASLLSLGRVCRRLGDWRAALEALQAAMAQAPEDAQIHLELGRAWLEAQRPQEAQKHFQDAIRLSGPSAASLDALGRAQLASGEVDAAIATFEKGIGLAPEADGLREGLARAFAAKGWIQEAVDQLAAAAERHPRSVRLRLALAELLQRRGMHTPAIAALRQAIHLAPEDPDVLLPLGQALADSGEHAEALPLFERVLRLVPDSREARMALADANLNLGRRPEARQLLSELMERDPDSAEAHYQMSRLHAQEEELQAALDEATKAVSLEPDNARIRAHRARLLARYGATSQALQEAQRAVDCAPDEPVAVTTLAALLSDAGRYQDALSWYNRAVELTPGNAEPFRELGRLALLLGDASRASAALEHAASLDPTDRGVLSLAAEALEAAGDLARATDYAQRALNLDPECVECRVRLARLLRRSRRLAEAADVLSSAEAGQHRDLILEQARVLAARGDQEAALRLYQQTLDRSADHLETLLEMAECAISWHDEAEARAECDLPVRAPERRFLDSLHQLLTKFRPSPALESRYQSAVAGLLTLLNQEREALELCRSALLHAPEDASLHRRLARLLLQAGKPKESLRELVLADRANPGDAETVLGIGRLLVHLNESERAAAALQRAADLAGGDPLTLVRAARLLEEAGRLAEAVELMRRAVQADDRHPAWWNHLGDLHLRLKRYQSALEAYQKAARLDPENPLYLRNAGLAYGGMRRYQSAARALERATELARDNATWVAELASAYERAGEAARAVQAYERATQIEPDNPCHHVGLGNALSSLGRLKDAGRHLLHALELQPDLPAVHAALGRLRFHEGHRQEAVQHFRRAIEIEPTSHRHHQELATLLYLSGDASQALEEAEVAASLDGTDPETYVVMAQAYAALNRHDEAIQALQQALVLDSNNADIHHAMGELCRQIGYYERAAEHFRQVIHLRPKDAEARKQLGQTYEYSQEYDRALAQYIRAIELDPEEPEYYFCAGRMYKRRKEYGEAIEMFRHVLRLEPTNAEAYKQLAAVSALNLVAGEARAVAR, encoded by the coding sequence ATGGCCGACGTAAGTGCGGTCCCCGGGGCCCTGCCCCTCAACCTGAGGGACCCGCGAACCAAGGCAACTACCATCGTCGCCAGCGATGCCGACCTGTTGGCACTGTGGGACGAGACGTCTCCTCTGCTCCTATGCGGAGCCACGGGAGAGGCACCTTCCATCCCCCATTGGCTCTCGCGCACTCCAGAGCTGCGGTGCCTGCGGCTCCTCAGCGCGCCCGATGGCGAGACTGAGCCTGCGGATGGGGCGCGGCGCCTGGTCGTCTTCGCCCCTTCCGACCTCATGAGGGAGCTGACCCGTCTGTGGCCAGACAGCCGGCAGTTGGTGGTCGAACCCGCGGAGGACGCTCAGCTGGTTCAGGCCATGGCCTCGGCCCTTCCCCAGGCACTGGCCGAGGATCTGACCAACGCCGCCATGCGCGACCCCAAGCTGTGGAGTGCCCTCCGCCAGGAGCAGTTCCTGGGTGCTGCGGTGCGCGTGACACGCCAGGAGGGCAGCCCCGATTGGCTGTGCCGGGGTGCCCTGGTGGTCGAGGCGGCTGCGGTAGGCGGAGTGGCCGAGAGTCACCTCACCTGGCTGGGCCGACAACTGGAGAGTGGTGGCCCCTTGAAGTGCTGGCACACCGAGGCACCCACCCTACACGCCATAGCCTCCGGCCGCTCCGATGCCTTCGCCCTCCATGAGCTGTGGCACGACTATGCCCTGGCGCTGGCCTGCGCCGGTCGCGGTCTCCAGCCCCGGGCTGCGGTGCCCCACCTCCTGGCCTCCGGCCGACCGGACGTGCTGGCGATGCTGTACTCCCTGGCCGATTCGCACCTCGACTGGATGCAGGCCCTCATGGCCGAGGGCCCTCAAGGAGCGGCTGTCCTGGCCCGGTGCATTGCGTGGCAGAACGACCCAGGAGCTCGGCATGGCTGTGTGGCCGCGGCCGTGGCCGGCGTGCGGCATGCCCCTACCTTGGCTACCTTCGTAGCTCATCTGGAGCCATTGGTGGATGCGGAGGTCCTCGAGCCTGCGCTGCAGGCCCTGTGCAGCCTGCCGCAACGCGACATCCCGGAGGCCCTGCACATCCTGGCTGGCACGGCTGCAGTCGCCAGACTGTTCGAGCGCCCCGGGGCTGGCCTGTCTCAGGCGCTGAGCGCCACCGACGCCGGTGGCGCCGAGGCCGGCATTCAGGCCGCTCTGAGCAACGCCGAGACCATCCGGGCCAACCTGCTCTTCCGGCTGGGCCAGACCGCCGAGGCGCAGCGATCTTGGGACGAGGCGGCCGAGCGCTACCGAGCCGCCCTCGAGGCTGGCCCCTCAGTGGCCCTCTACGCCGCCGCGGCGGCACGAGCGCTGAACCGCGGTGGGCGCCACGACGAAGCCATAGAGGTCCTGGACGGAGTGGCGCCGGAGACTGGTCGGACACCGCGGCTCATGGTGGAGCGGGCATACGCGTACCTCGGCCTCGGGTGGCTGGACGAGGCGGTTGACGTGGCCACCGGGGTGGTACGAGCAGCTCCGGACCTGCCCAAGGCCCACGCCGCGGCCGGTGCCGCCCTGCTGGCCGCCGGCAGGGCGGCGGAAGCGGAGACTGCCTTGCGCCGAGCAGTGGAGCTGTCTCCCAGCGACGCCGATGCACACCTGGAGCTCGGTCACTGCCGAGGCACCCTGAGAGATGGGGCGCTGGCGCGGCTAAGCCTGGAGCGGGCACTGTCTCTGGATCCCGATCACCCCGAGGCGCGCAAGGCCCTCGCCTCCTTACTGCTACGTCAGGGCGATTACAGCGCCGCCCTCCAGCATCTCGAGCGGCTGGCGGACCTTGAGCCCTCCGACGCCCTGGTGCGGCTGCAATATGCTGAGGCCCTGGACCGGGCGGGCCAGGCCGACCGGGCTCAGGCAGAATGGCAGGGCATTATGGCTCAGGTTAGCCGTGATTGGAGTGGCCTGGTGGCTGCCGGATCAGCCCTCCGGCGGGCCGGCCGCTACGACGAGGCCGTGAAGACGCTCAAGCGTGCTATCGCCGCTAACCCCGCTAGCGTGGAGGCCAGCATCGAGCTCGCCCGGACACTGGAAAGCGCCGGGGACTCTGAGCAGGCCCTGGAGGAGTTCCGCTCCGCTTGTCAGCGGTTCCCTCACGATGCCCGATCGCACTACCACTTGGGTCGGGCCTGTGCCCGGATGGGTTACGCTGATGAGGCTGTCGCCGCCCTTGGCGCTGCCATCGAACGGGATGCATCGCTGGCGGAGGCGCACTTCGAGCTGGGGCAGATCCTTGAGTCGCGAGGTGAACTCGAACCTGCCCTGGAAGCCTACCGCTCCGCTGCTCTCTGCTCCGGGGGCAACCCCACCTACGATGCCTGCGCTGGGCGACTGTGCCTCGCCCTGGGGCGCTATGAGGAGGCGGTGCAGCATCTGCGCACCGCTTCCTCCCGCGCTGCAGTCGAGCCCGAAGTGCACGCAAACCTGGGAGAGGCCCTGCGCCATCGCGGTGCGCTGGAACAGGCCATGGCCGCTTACCGCAACGCCGTGGATGCCGCCCCCTCTAGTCCCCATTACCATGCCCGTTTGGCGGAGTGCGCGGCCGCGCTAGGACGCACCAATCAGGCCGTACGCGAGGCGGAAGAGGCGGTGAGGCTGGCACCACACGACCCGGAGTTCCTGGCGCTCAAGGCCAGGCTGCTCATGGACCTCCAGAGGCCTCTCAGCGCCGCGGAGGTGCTGCGCAAGGCAGTGGCACTACCCGGAGGGGACCAGTACCGTGCCAACCTTGGTGCCGCCTACCGACGCGCCGGCAACCTCCAGGCGGCAGAAGAGGAGCTGGCTGCAGCCATCGGCCTCCGACCCAATGACCCCGAGATCCACGAGGAACTTGCGGCCCTCTTCGCCGCTCGAGGCGATCTCGAGGGGGCAGTCCGCGAGATTCGGCATGGGCTCAGCCTCGAGCCCGAAAGCCTTGACACCCGCGTGCGCCTGGCGCGGGCCTTAGCCCAATACGGCCACGAGGAAGAAGCGTGCGAACAGCTGACCAGAGCGGCGTCGCTGGCCCCGGAGAAGGGACCCGTGCACCTGGCTCTGGGCGAGGTGCTGGAGAAGCTGGGCCGGCTCTCCGAGGCCCGGGCTTCGCTGGAGCGGGCCACCAGCCTCGACGAGCGCTCCGCCGCATCACTGCTGTCGCTCGGCCGTGTGTGCCGTCGCCTCGGCGACTGGCGCGCGGCCCTGGAGGCGCTTCAGGCGGCCATGGCTCAGGCTCCTGAAGACGCTCAGATACACCTTGAGCTCGGCCGGGCCTGGCTAGAGGCACAGCGACCGCAAGAGGCCCAGAAACACTTCCAGGATGCCATCCGCCTCTCGGGGCCTTCGGCGGCCAGCCTGGATGCGCTCGGTCGCGCCCAGCTGGCCAGCGGGGAGGTGGACGCCGCCATTGCCACCTTCGAGAAGGGGATCGGATTGGCTCCGGAAGCCGACGGACTCAGGGAGGGTCTGGCCCGGGCCTTCGCTGCCAAAGGCTGGATCCAGGAAGCGGTCGATCAACTCGCAGCTGCAGCAGAAAGGCACCCGCGTTCTGTCCGGCTGCGGCTGGCACTGGCGGAGCTACTGCAACGTCGCGGCATGCACACTCCGGCGATCGCCGCTCTGCGCCAGGCCATCCACTTGGCGCCAGAGGATCCCGACGTGCTCCTGCCTCTGGGGCAGGCTCTGGCTGATTCGGGCGAGCACGCGGAAGCCCTCCCGCTGTTCGAGCGTGTCCTCCGGCTTGTGCCCGACTCGCGGGAAGCGCGGATGGCGTTAGCAGACGCCAACCTGAACTTGGGGCGCCGGCCCGAGGCCCGACAGCTCCTCTCCGAACTCATGGAGCGCGATCCGGACAGCGCCGAGGCCCACTACCAGATGTCCCGACTTCACGCACAGGAAGAGGAACTCCAAGCAGCTCTGGACGAGGCCACCAAAGCCGTGTCTCTGGAACCGGACAACGCCCGCATACGCGCCCACCGCGCTCGGCTATTGGCGCGATACGGAGCTACCTCGCAAGCGCTGCAGGAGGCCCAGAGGGCAGTTGACTGCGCCCCCGATGAACCGGTCGCCGTAACCACACTTGCTGCGCTGCTCTCCGATGCCGGCCGCTACCAAGACGCTCTGAGCTGGTACAACCGCGCCGTCGAACTGACCCCAGGCAACGCCGAGCCCTTCAGGGAGCTTGGGCGCCTGGCCCTGCTCTTGGGCGATGCCTCCCGGGCATCCGCCGCCCTCGAGCACGCAGCCAGCTTGGATCCCACCGATCGCGGCGTTCTCTCCCTGGCAGCCGAGGCCCTCGAGGCCGCCGGCGACCTAGCCCGCGCGACCGACTACGCCCAGCGGGCCCTCAACCTGGATCCTGAGTGCGTGGAGTGTCGCGTGCGGTTGGCACGCTTGCTTCGTCGCTCCCGCCGGCTGGCCGAGGCCGCCGACGTGCTCTCCAGCGCCGAGGCAGGGCAACACCGCGACCTCATCCTAGAACAAGCCAGAGTGCTGGCCGCTCGCGGGGACCAGGAGGCCGCACTGCGGCTGTATCAGCAAACGCTGGACCGGTCCGCCGACCACCTGGAGACCTTGCTGGAGATGGCGGAGTGCGCCATCTCTTGGCACGACGAGGCCGAGGCGAGAGCTGAGTGCGACCTGCCGGTTCGGGCGCCCGAGCGGCGCTTCCTGGATTCCCTGCATCAATTGCTCACCAAGTTCCGACCCAGTCCGGCTCTGGAGAGTCGGTACCAGTCTGCGGTGGCGGGCTTACTTACTCTCCTCAATCAGGAGAGAGAGGCACTGGAGCTATGCCGGAGCGCACTCCTCCATGCTCCCGAGGACGCGTCCCTCCACCGGCGGCTCGCTCGCTTGCTCCTGCAAGCGGGCAAGCCGAAGGAGAGCCTGCGGGAGTTGGTCCTCGCCGACCGGGCCAATCCGGGCGATGCCGAGACCGTGCTGGGCATTGGCCGCCTCCTCGTCCACCTGAACGAAAGTGAGCGCGCAGCGGCCGCTCTCCAGAGGGCTGCCGACTTGGCGGGCGGCGATCCCCTCACCCTGGTGAGAGCAGCTCGCCTCCTGGAAGAGGCAGGAAGGCTGGCTGAAGCGGTCGAACTCATGCGCAGGGCGGTGCAGGCCGACGACCGCCATCCTGCCTGGTGGAACCATCTCGGTGACCTCCATCTCCGCCTCAAGCGCTATCAGTCAGCCCTTGAGGCCTATCAGAAGGCCGCTCGGTTGGACCCTGAGAACCCGCTGTACCTCCGCAACGCCGGTCTTGCCTATGGGGGCATGCGCCGCTACCAGTCCGCTGCCAGGGCACTAGAGCGTGCCACGGAGCTGGCCCGAGACAACGCCACCTGGGTCGCCGAGCTCGCTTCTGCTTACGAGAGGGCCGGCGAGGCCGCGCGGGCAGTGCAAGCATATGAGAGAGCAACCCAGATCGAGCCCGACAACCCTTGTCACCATGTTGGCCTGGGCAATGCGCTGTCCAGTCTAGGGCGCCTCAAGGACGCCGGCCGTCATCTGCTCCATGCCCTCGAGCTTCAGCCCGACCTGCCGGCGGTCCATGCGGCGCTGGGGCGCCTTCGGTTCCACGAGGGGCACCGGCAAGAGGCTGTGCAGCATTTCCGACGCGCTATCGAAATCGAACCCACCAGCCATCGGCACCACCAGGAGCTGGCCACCCTCTTGTACCTATCTGGTGACGCCAGCCAGGCCCTGGAGGAAGCCGAAGTGGCGGCCTCGCTGGACGGAACTGACCCGGAGACCTACGTCGTGATGGCCCAAGCCTATGCTGCACTGAACCGGCACGACGAGGCCATCCAGGCTCTGCAGCAGGCCCTGGTACTGGACAGCAACAACGCCGACATCCACCACGCCATGGGAGAGCTATGTCGTCAGATCGGCTACTACGAGCGTGCCGCTGAGCACTTCCGTCAGGTCATCCACCTTAGACCCAAGGACGCCGAAGCTCGCAAGCAGCTGGGGCAGACCTACGAGTACTCCCAGGAGTACGACCGGGCTCTGGCGCAATACATCCGGGCCATAGAGCTCGACCCCGAGGAGCCCGAGTACTACTTCTGCGCCGGCCGCATGTACAAGAGGCGCAAGGAGTACGGCGAGGCCATAGAAATGTTCCGGCACGTACTCCGCCTGGAGCCCACCAACGCCGAGGCTTACAAGCAGCTGGCAGCGGTAAGCGCCCTGAATCTGGTGGCGGGGGAAGCGCGTGCGGTCGCACGGTGA
- the ftsZ gene encoding cell division protein FtsZ — translation MEASNVTQATQTKPLRITVVGVGGAGCNAVDRMISVDIPDVDYLVLNTDAQALARSDAGRKICLGGPRTRGLGAGGDPASGAAAAKLSADEIARALDGSALVFLAAGMGGGTGSGAAPIVGDVARSLGALTVAVVTKPFSFEGFRRRKVAEEAVAELEKHVDTLIVVPNDKLLAFTSEKVTLDIAFRIADDVLRQGIQGISEVITRPGLINVDFADVRRIMAQGGTSLMSIAQAKGPERALEAAQSAVSNPLIATDSIGGARGILVNVVGGPDMTLHEAGQAVEYITEQASEDAEVIFGAAIDNSMGDKLQITLIATGVGAAAQPQRRPAATPMPARQAWADRPQPQRSGIPVPREFEEKLARVRDNGHDEPHRTERHLEPALAAQGLNLEIPTFLRRARGLL, via the coding sequence GTGGAGGCTTCCAACGTGACTCAGGCGACACAAACAAAGCCACTGCGCATCACAGTCGTGGGCGTGGGCGGCGCTGGCTGTAACGCGGTGGACCGCATGATCAGCGTCGACATTCCCGATGTTGACTACCTGGTGCTCAACACCGACGCCCAAGCCCTGGCCAGGTCCGACGCCGGCCGCAAGATCTGCCTGGGTGGCCCACGCACCCGTGGCCTAGGCGCGGGAGGGGATCCTGCCAGCGGCGCAGCGGCGGCCAAGCTGTCCGCCGATGAGATCGCCCGAGCGCTGGATGGCTCAGCCCTGGTATTCCTAGCCGCCGGCATGGGGGGCGGCACCGGGAGTGGCGCCGCCCCCATCGTGGGCGACGTGGCCCGCTCCCTGGGAGCGCTGACCGTGGCCGTGGTGACCAAGCCTTTCTCCTTCGAGGGCTTCCGGCGCCGCAAGGTGGCAGAAGAGGCGGTTGCCGAGCTGGAAAAGCACGTGGACACCCTCATCGTGGTCCCCAACGACAAGCTCCTGGCCTTCACCTCCGAGAAAGTGACGCTGGATATCGCCTTCCGCATTGCCGACGATGTCTTGCGGCAGGGCATCCAAGGCATCTCCGAGGTCATCACTCGGCCCGGGCTCATCAACGTGGACTTCGCCGACGTCAGGCGCATCATGGCCCAGGGTGGCACCAGCCTCATGTCCATCGCCCAGGCCAAGGGGCCCGAGCGAGCCCTGGAGGCGGCCCAGTCGGCAGTCTCCAACCCCCTCATCGCCACCGACTCCATCGGAGGAGCCAGGGGAATCTTGGTGAACGTGGTTGGCGGACCGGACATGACCCTGCACGAGGCCGGCCAGGCGGTGGAGTACATCACCGAGCAGGCCAGCGAGGATGCTGAGGTCATCTTCGGCGCCGCCATAGACAACAGCATGGGCGACAAGCTTCAGATAACGCTCATCGCCACCGGAGTGGGAGCCGCTGCTCAACCTCAGCGCCGGCCCGCTGCCACGCCGATGCCGGCCCGTCAGGCATGGGCCGATCGGCCTCAGCCCCAGCGGAGCGGAATCCCAGTCCCGAGGGAGTTCGAAGAGAAGCTAGCCCGGGTGCGCGACAACGGCCACGACGAGCCCCACCGCACCGAGCGTCACCTGGAGCCGGCACTCGCCGCTCAGGGTCTCAACCTTGAGATCCCCACTTTTCTGCGCCGTGCTCGCGGCCTGCTCTAG
- a CDS encoding LysM peptidoglycan-binding domain-containing protein produces the protein MASLVLALIPSSAAAQQPQERVHVVSWGETLSSIALLYDVPIEELLRVNGLANAHLIQAGQVLVIPQTPASDDSQPSPAPPGGERTHVVTYGESLFGIALLYGVDLYQLAAANGIANADLIQPGQILTIPDGHGPLAPGTDSPGQEGLREHVVRPGETLLWIALQYGLSVDRLSAANGISNPSLIYPGQRLILPNPDGNGDPMATPVSPEPATGPTPREAHATPGVCVHLIHQDIPAVLNAVEGLGFGWIKQQVEWKLAEPQKGSIRWDHLDPIVEAASARGLNVLLSVVKAPAWARPADSDLNVDGPPANPGDYGDFVAALASRYRGRVAAYEIWNEQNLWYEWGGKGRLSAGQYVELLRVAYERIKQADPAALVVSGGLTPTGVNDGYLAFDDVHYLGQMYAAGAAPYFDVLGAHPSGYNNPPDDSPSLNSTDTTEFKGHWSFYYRRFEQLRDVMALNGDSHKQMWFTEFGWSSQKHPPEGYEYAADNSEEQQARYLLRAFQLARERDYVGVMFIWNLNFATVAGPDDEKAGFSLIRSDGYPRPAYLALASMPR, from the coding sequence ATGGCCAGCCTAGTGCTGGCGCTGATTCCATCATCGGCGGCTGCCCAGCAACCCCAGGAACGCGTCCATGTCGTCTCCTGGGGAGAGACGTTGAGCAGCATAGCACTCCTCTATGACGTTCCCATCGAGGAACTTCTAAGAGTGAACGGGCTGGCCAACGCCCACCTCATACAGGCTGGCCAGGTGCTCGTGATCCCGCAGACCCCTGCTTCCGACGACAGCCAGCCCTCACCGGCGCCGCCTGGGGGCGAACGCACTCACGTCGTGACCTACGGGGAATCGCTCTTTGGCATCGCCCTCCTCTACGGGGTGGACCTGTACCAGCTCGCTGCCGCCAACGGCATCGCCAACGCCGACCTAATACAGCCAGGGCAGATCTTGACCATCCCCGACGGCCACGGCCCCCTAGCCCCGGGCACCGACTCCCCCGGTCAAGAGGGGCTGCGCGAGCACGTGGTGCGCCCGGGAGAGACGCTCCTCTGGATCGCCCTGCAGTACGGCCTGTCGGTGGATCGCCTGAGCGCAGCCAACGGCATCTCCAATCCCTCGCTCATCTACCCGGGCCAGCGCCTGATCTTGCCCAATCCCGACGGCAATGGAGATCCGATGGCCACGCCGGTGTCACCAGAGCCTGCAACCGGGCCCACGCCCCGGGAGGCCCACGCCACCCCGGGCGTCTGCGTTCACCTTATCCATCAGGACATCCCGGCCGTACTCAACGCGGTGGAAGGCCTAGGCTTCGGCTGGATCAAGCAGCAGGTGGAATGGAAACTGGCGGAACCACAGAAGGGCTCCATCCGCTGGGACCACCTCGATCCGATAGTGGAGGCGGCGTCCGCCCGAGGGCTGAACGTGCTACTGAGCGTGGTCAAGGCGCCGGCATGGGCCCGGCCGGCCGACAGCGATCTCAACGTTGACGGCCCTCCCGCCAATCCGGGTGATTACGGTGACTTCGTGGCCGCCCTCGCCTCTCGCTATCGGGGCAGAGTAGCTGCCTACGAGATCTGGAACGAGCAGAACCTGTGGTACGAGTGGGGCGGTAAGGGCCGGTTGTCTGCCGGCCAGTATGTCGAACTGCTCCGCGTCGCCTATGAGCGCATCAAGCAGGCCGACCCCGCGGCCCTGGTGGTGAGCGGCGGCCTGACCCCTACTGGGGTGAACGACGGCTATCTCGCCTTCGATGACGTACATTACCTCGGCCAGATGTATGCCGCCGGCGCCGCACCCTATTTCGACGTCCTGGGCGCCCATCCCAGCGGCTACAACAACCCCCCGGACGACTCCCCATCGCTCAACAGCACCGACACTACTGAGTTCAAGGGGCATTGGAGCTTCTACTACCGCCGGTTCGAGCAGCTTCGAGACGTAATGGCACTCAATGGGGACAGCCACAAACAGATGTGGTTCACCGAGTTCGGCTGGTCCTCGCAGAAGCACCCGCCCGAGGGTTACGAGTACGCCGCGGACAACTCCGAGGAGCAGCAAGCGCGGTATCTTCTTCGCGCCTTCCAACTCGCCCGAGAGAGGGACTACGTTGGAGTCATGTTCATCTGGAACTTGAACTTCGCCACCGTGGCGGGCCCGGACGACGAGAAGGCGGGCTTCAGTCTCATCCGTTCTGACGGCTACCCACGCCCGGCGTACCTCGCCCTCGCCAGCATGCCCCGGTAG
- a CDS encoding LCP family protein: protein MTRRRSRLVLLLVLLFSLLLGDCSPSVDPPPAARTSGRLLPPHSAAVPADSLGLSPRLAAPTAAPRPLPTPLPAPPTRERRTNILLLGVDERETWSEGPPRTDAIMLVSANRADGTVTVLSIPRDLWVYIPGFGPERINVAYRVAEMSRPGSGPETAAATVAQFLGVSLDRYVVVNFRAVRQIVDVLGGLEVDVPYEIWDPLYPTENNGYMTVHFPAGPQVLDGERVLQYVRTRHGSSDFDRMRRQQQVIESLQARVTRPDFIPKAPGFLLLARDCVHTNLSVSDMLSLWSAFHHIDREAVRLAVLDENYTYPWITTAGADVLLPNDPAIERLVSHLGLSDEADGQGLAQGLQIRLFSNSSQDANFASAAEALTQSGFSIWQGGVAENATGHTVVIDYGDGSAGVALARALGLDDLHVLTQPKPPGLPEGLVADVLLWASSPSG, encoded by the coding sequence ATGACTCGTCGTCGATCGCGCCTGGTCCTTCTTCTGGTGTTGCTTTTCAGCCTGCTCCTGGGCGACTGCTCGCCCTCGGTCGACCCACCGCCGGCAGCCCGTACGTCCGGGCGCCTGTTGCCGCCCCACTCGGCGGCAGTGCCCGCGGACTCGCTCGGGCTCAGCCCTCGCCTGGCCGCGCCCACAGCGGCTCCAAGGCCACTGCCGACGCCGCTGCCGGCCCCCCCTACTCGCGAACGGCGCACCAACATACTACTCCTGGGCGTGGACGAGCGGGAGACCTGGAGCGAGGGCCCGCCTCGCACTGACGCCATCATGCTGGTCTCGGCCAATCGGGCCGATGGCACGGTGACTGTGCTCTCCATCCCCCGAGACTTGTGGGTATACATCCCCGGGTTTGGGCCGGAGCGCATCAACGTCGCCTATCGAGTGGCCGAAATGTCCCGCCCGGGCAGCGGCCCCGAGACGGCAGCGGCCACGGTGGCTCAGTTCCTGGGCGTATCGCTCGACCGCTATGTGGTGGTCAACTTTCGCGCCGTGCGGCAGATCGTCGATGTCCTCGGCGGGCTGGAAGTGGACGTCCCCTATGAGATCTGGGACCCCCTCTACCCTACCGAGAACAACGGGTACATGACCGTGCATTTCCCCGCGGGCCCACAGGTCCTCGACGGGGAGCGGGTTCTGCAGTACGTGCGCACCCGGCATGGGAGCAGCGACTTCGACCGCATGCGCCGGCAGCAACAGGTGATAGAGTCGCTACAGGCTCGAGTCACTCGACCAGACTTCATCCCCAAGGCTCCCGGATTCCTGCTGCTGGCACGCGATTGCGTTCACACCAACCTGTCCGTGAGCGACATGCTCAGCCTGTGGTCCGCCTTCCATCACATAGACCGTGAAGCAGTGCGGCTCGCCGTCCTCGATGAGAACTACACCTATCCCTGGATCACTACCGCGGGTGCGGATGTCTTGCTGCCCAACGACCCGGCGATAGAACGCCTGGTGAGCCACCTGGGCCTGAGCGACGAGGCCGACGGTCAAGGGCTGGCACAGGGATTGCAGATAAGGCTCTTCAGCAACAGCAGTCAGGACGCCAACTTCGCCAGCGCGGCCGAGGCACTCACCCAGTCGGGTTTCAGCATATGGCAAGGAGGCGTAGCCGAGAACGCTACCGGCCACACCGTGGTGATTGACTACGGCGACGGCTCGGCCGGCGTGGCCTTGGCGAGGGCGCTGGGCCTGGATGACCTGCACGTGCTGACCCAGCCCAAGCCTCCTGGTCTTCCCGAGGGGCTCGTGGCCGACGTCCTGCTCTGGGCATCCAGCCCCAGTGGCTAA
- a CDS encoding cupin domain-containing protein produces MGALHDRDDLPWVEASPGISRRVLAGERLMLVEIRIDADRTVAAHAHPHEQIGYVLEGRVRFRTGGSEKILGPGGTYSVPGGEEHSAEALGAAARLVEVFTPPREDFR; encoded by the coding sequence ATGGGGGCTTTGCATGACCGGGACGATCTGCCTTGGGTCGAGGCCTCGCCAGGCATATCCCGACGGGTCCTGGCCGGAGAGCGGCTGATGCTGGTGGAGATCCGCATAGACGCCGACCGCACGGTGGCCGCGCACGCGCACCCGCACGAGCAGATTGGCTATGTCCTCGAGGGCCGGGTGCGCTTCCGGACTGGGGGAAGCGAGAAGATCCTCGGCCCAGGAGGGACGTACTCGGTGCCGGGCGGAGAGGAGCACTCGGCCGAGGCCCTGGGCGCCGCCGCCAGGCTCGTGGAGGTATTCACTCCTCCACGGGAGGATTTTCGCTAG